The sequence below is a genomic window from Flavobacterium sediminilitoris.
CGGCTATCTTTTTCCCTGTAGACTTCCAAAAGCCTTCGTCATCTACGTTCCAATCTTTAATATTTACTGACATAAAATTATTATTAAATTTATAACTAATTAGGTAGCATTAATTGTACTATTATTTTTGTTCGATTTGCGTTGTAAATTCAGGGTTGTTTTTACGAATTGCTTTAATAATGGTTTTATGCATCCATATTAAACAGATTGTTGATACTGCAAAAATGAAGAACCAAGAACTTGTCCAGAATCCTGTGGAAGTTAACAAGTAACCAAAAACAATTGGTCCGAAAAATCCACCAAGTCCACCTATAAGTCCGACCATTCCTCCAACAACACCAATTTCATTTGGAAAATATTCAGGAATATGTTTGTAAACAGCAGCTTTACCAATTCCCCAACATACACCAATAAGGACAACTAAAACCAAATACACCCACATGTTTGCTTCAAATTGAATATGAGTAACACCTTTTGCTAATAATTCTTTCTTTTTAACTGTTTGGTTTTCTGCAACAATTACTTCTTGCCAAGATGATTTTACAGGAAAAATTGGTTTATTTGTTATTTGTTTTTCTGTTTTTGGAGTAATAACATATTCTTTATCATTAACCATTAATTTCTCTGAAGAAACATTGGTAACAATACCATTATTTCCTGCTAAAACTCCAGGACCAGCAGTAAAAACTTCCATTTTAGGAAACATTAATAAGAAGCTGATAACCATTGAAGTTCCTAAAACCCAATACATTACTTTTCTTGCCCCAAACTTATCTGATAAATAGCCTCCAAATGCTCTAATAATACCCGATGGTAAACTGAATAAGGTTGCAAATACACCTCCCATAACTAAAGTTGTATGGTAAACGTTCATGAAGTTTGGTAATAACCATTGAGAGTAAGCTACAAAACATCCAAAAACGAGGAAGTAGTACATTCCAAATCTCCAAACTCTCATCGATTTTAGAGGCTGTAAAAGGGTTTTGATATTTTTTGTTTCTCCTTGAACAATTTTTTCTTTTGTCAAGAAAACAAATAAAAAGCCTATAACTACAAGTACAATACCGTAAGTAATTGGTAAAAGTTTCCAACCATTTTCTGGGTCACTTTCTGAAAAATAATTTAATAAAGAAGGAGCTAAAAAAGTAGTTAATGCTGCACCTGCATTTCCCATTCCAAAAATACCTAAAGCTCTTCCTTGCCATTCTTTTGGGTACCAAATAGAAGTATATCCAATTCCAACAGCAAAACTAGCTCCAACAACTCCAAATAGTAAACTTAAAATGGCAAATCCCCAAAATGAATCTGCAAATGGAATTAAAAATAAAGGAATGGCACATAAAAATAATAACCATGTAAATACTTTTTTACCACCATATTTATCAGTTAAAATACCTATTGGTAATCTTGTTAATGCTCCAGATAAAATAGGAATTCCCATTAACCAACCTGCTTCAATAACAGTCCAATTGAAAATTCCTTTGTCTATTAAATAGGTTACTAAAACACCGTTTAGTGTCCAACAAGCAAAACACATTGTAAACGCGAGAGTGTTTATAAATAATATCTTGTGTGATTGTGATAAATTACTCATACCATTACCCTTAAATAATTAACTTTGTGTAAAATTAGTACTCTAGAGCTGCAAATTTTATGACAATTATCAGTAAATGTTAATTTTTTCTTAACCTCCTATTTTTATCATGCTTCTGTTTTTAGAAAAAAGCTTCGGGTTTTGAAATTCAGTATCATTTTCCATTCCACCTCTTACTAGAAATTTAGATTTAATATTTTCTTCTATAATAGGAAGTATGCTTTCTCCATTTCGTAAAGCATCTAAAAGAGAATTTTCAGTATTGGAAAACAAACAGTTTTTTAATTTTCCATCCGCAGTTAAGCGAATTCTATTACAAGTGCTACAAAACGGATTAGAAACAGAGCTAATTACGGAAAAACTTCCTTTAAAGGACTCTATTTTATGATTTCGAGCTGTGTCATTTATTTTATCATTTATTCGGAGAATAGTTTTCTCTTCAAAATGATTATCTACTTTTTCTAAAATTTCTGCATAAGTTACCAATTTCGATTTGTCCCATTGGTTTCCGTTAAAAGGCATAAATTCTATAAAACGAATTTGGATATTTAAGGCTTTGGTAAGGTTTATAAAGTCAATAATTTCACAATCATTAAAACCTTTTATTAAAACAACATTTAGTTTTACTATGAAATTATTTTCTAAAAGCAATTTGATATTTTTCCAAAGTACCTCAAAATGATCGCGTCTGGTAATTTGCTTGTATTTTTCTTTTTGTAAAGTATCTAAACTTATGTTTAAAGATGTAATTCCTGCTTCTTTAAACGTATCTATATATTCATGAACTAAAAGTCCGTTAGTAGTAATATTTAAATCAATATTTAATTTTCCAAGACGTTCAATAATATCTCGAGCATCTTTTCTAACTAATGGTTCTCCTCCAGTTAAACGAATTTTTTTTACACCAAGTGACACAAATGTTGTGGCAATAGTTTCAATTTCATCAGCCGTCATTATATGTGCTTTTGGAGTTAAGTTTATTCCTTCAGCAGGCATACAATAAGTACAACGAAGGTTACAATTTTCAGTAATTGAAATTCGCAAATAATCATGCACTCGACCTTGTAAATCTTCTATTTTCATGTATGTTTTTTTTTAATGGTCACATGGAATCGCTTATATTAATTATTTTTTATGATATGCAATCAAGGTAATTTCAACATATTATTTTCCGTGGTTAAAACCATTAATTATTTTGAATAAATGCAATACAGATGGGAAAATAGCGTCAATCGATTCGCTTGCTCCATTTGTAGAGCCTGGTAAAGCAATTACTAAAGTAGTTCCAATGAATCCAACCACACTTCGAGATAACATTGCATAAGGTGTTCTTTCTTGTCCATACGAACGAATTGCTTCTTCAATACCAGGAATTCTTCTGTCTAATAATGGAATTAGTGCTTCAGGAGTTACATCTCTGTTCGATAAACCAGTTCCTCCAGTCAAAATAACTAAATCCGTTTTACCGTCTTTTAATGTGTTTACTGTTTTTTGAATATCTGTAATTTCATCAGGAATGATACTATAATTTGAAACTTTTAAACCCAATGTATTCAATTTAGAAGTGATTACTTTCCCTGCTTTGTCTTCTTTTTTCCCATTAGAAACACTATCGGAACAGACAATCACTGCAACATCTAAATTTAAACTTTTAGCATCATTAAAGTCAGATTTTCCACCTTTTTTATGCAGTAATTTAATCGTTGAAATTTCTACATTTTTATCGATAGGTTTCAGCATGTCGTACATTGTTAAAGCAACAATACTTGCTCCATGCATGGCTTCTACTTCAACTCCTGTTTTATAAATCGTTTTAACTGTAATTTCAATATGAATTTCCATTTCTTGAATATCATAAGCAATTGCTGTGTATTCAATAGGTAATGGATGACAATCTGGAATAGCGTTTGAAGTATTTTTCACCGCAAATAAGCCAGCAGTTCTTGCCACTTCTAAAACATCTCCTTTTGGAACGGTTTTATTTTTGATTGCTTCTATAGTTGCTGCACTTCCAACTTTCACAATTGCTTGAGCCGTTGCAGTTCTTTGCGTGATTATTTTATGCGTAATATCGACCATGATTAGTTATTTTTTTTCCAAGTATAGGTTTCGTCTTCAAATATTTCTTTACCAAAAATGGCTACTTTTTCTTTAATTTCTTCTACCAAATAGTTCAATGCTTCATATACTACTTTTCTTCTTGGAGCCGAAACAAATACAAACAGGCAAATTTCACCAGCTTTTACGAGACCTAAACTATGGTAAATATGTAAACATGTTAGATCGTACTTTTCAAAAGCAGCTTCACGAATTTCATAAAAATTTTGCTCTGCCATTTCTTCATAAGCTGAATAGTCAATTGCTGCAACTGTTTTTCCATCTATTTCATCAGCACGAACTTGACCTAAAAAAATATTATGTGCTCCAATAGAAGTTTTAGTTTGGTGCTTAGCAATTGAGTTACCAATAAATTCTGCTGAAATTGGTCCTTGAACAAATGATTTTTTTTTAGGTTTTGATGTTTCCATTTTTCTTTGTTTAAATAACTTCTAATTGTATGTTTTGAATGCCTTTTTGTAAATGTGCTATGTTTGTAAATCCGTTTTCTAAAAATAAGTCTAACGCTTTTTTACTGCGAATTCCACTCTGGCAAAAAAGAACAATAGGTTGATCTTTATTAAATTTCTTAATATGTTTTTCTATTTCTAAAAACGATATATTGATGACGCTTTCATATTTTAATTTTGGTGTTTCATGTGCTTCACGTAAATCGATAATCGTATAGTTTTCATTCGAACAAAGATCTAAAAAAGCCTCTTTACCAATTTCATGATTCTGCTTTTTTGAACTTTCTAATTCGATACCTTTTTTAGTTCCAATACGAATTTGTTCTTCGTTTCTACTAAATTCTAATTCGTTAAAAGACATGTTCAAAGCGTTATAAATAAGTAGTTTTCCTGAAAGAACTTTTCCAATTCCTAAGATAATTTTCAATATTTCCGTTGCTTGAAGCATTCCTAAAGTATTAGGTAAAACACCTAAAACTCCTGTAGTTATACAATTTGGAACTTCTTGAGCATTTTTCTCAGGAAACAAACATCGATAACTTGGTCCACTTTGGTAATTAAAAACACTTATTTGTCCTTCAAATTTATGTATAGAAGCATAAATCATTGGCTTACCCAAATGAATGCTTATATCGTTAATAAGATATCGCGTTACAATAGTATCGGTACAATCTACCAATATTTCATAATCTTTTGAAATAATTGCAATATTACTTTCGGAAATAAATTCTGGATAAACATTTACTTTTACATCTGAATTTATTTTTTGAATTGAATTAGCTGCTACATCCACTTTATTTTTCCCACAATCATTAGTTGTATAAAGCAATTGACGGTGTAAATTCGTTTCATCCACAACATCACCATCCACAATTCCAAGTGTTCCAACTCCAGAAGCTGCCAACATTTGTAAAACAGGACAACCTAAACCACCAGCACCAATGACCAACACTTTTGCGTTTAGTAATTTTTGCTGACCTAGACTTCCTATTTCTGGAAGAGCCATTTGTCGTGTATATCGTTTTGAATGTTCCATCATTGTTTTTTAACCACCTGCAAAAGGAGGTAATAATGCTATTATGTCGTTATTGTTTAAATTAATTGCTGTTGTTGTAATTGATTTATTCACCGCAATAGCAAAAGAAATATTCTGTAAACCTATATATCTTTTATTTAATTCTTTTATCAAATCGTTTGTTGTAAAATCTGATTTTTCAAGACTATACAACTCTTCGTTTGTGTTTGTGATATCAGCTATTAAGCCAAAATATTTTAGTGTTATCGTCATTTTATTAAATTTTGATAGTCCTCTTTGGTATTTATATTTTGTAATAAAGCACACCACTTATCAGGAACTTCAATTGTTTTATGTGGAATTGCTTCAACAACCATTCGTAATCTTAATTGCTCACTTTTTAAATGTTCTTCAAAAACAGTTACTGCTTTTCGATTATAAACCGCAATTAGCGGACTTGTTTTATCTGCGATTTTTACTTGTGTAATTAGTTTTTCGTTATCTATATTATTAATCAGCCAAGTAATAATTTCTGCTGAAATTAATGGAACATCAACACTCAAAATTATATTTTGTTCTGTTTGTGAATGCGATAAAGCTGTAAAGATTCCACCAACTGGTCCTTTATCAGGATAAATATCTTCGATTCGATTACAGTTTAAAAAATCATAATCTGAATTGGTTGAAACAATCGTTATATTTTGAATAGTGGCTTCTTGTAATGCTTTTACAATATGTGCAATAAATACAGTTTCGTTTAAAAGTAGCATACCTTTATCAGAACCCATTCTAGAACTTTTTCCACCTGCTATTATGTATGCTGATATAGTCGCCATTAAATAGTGTAGAGTTTAATAATTGCTATTCCTAAAACGAAAGCCAAGACATTTCGTAATACAATATTGTTGAATTTTTTACTTCCGTAATATGCTCCCAATAATCCACCGATGAAAACAATTCCAATTAATAGAGTTGATGAACTTGGTATTTCGCCTCCTTTTGATAGAAACCCAAAGATTCCAGAAATTGAATTTACAAATATGAATAAAGCAGAAACTGCTGCAGTTTGTTTCATATTTGCCCAGCCTAATAAAAGTAAAACCGGGCTCAATACAATTCCTCCGCCAATACCAATTAAGCCAGATAAGAATCCGATTATTGCTCCAATTAGTAATGCGTATTTTATGTTTATTTCTTTTAATTCAGCCTTTTCTTTCCCGAAGAAACCTAATAATCGAAATACAGCAAATAATAATAATGTTCCTAATATGATTTTATAAATTTTAGAATCCACTGTTAAAAATCCGCCTAAAAAAGAGAACGGTATAGATGTAATAGCAAACGGATAAAATAAGTTCCATTTAAAGTTTTTCTCTCTGTAATAAAAGTAAAATGAAATTCCTGAAACTAAAATATTCAAAATTAAAGCCGTTGGTTTCATGAATGCAATTGGTAAAGCAAACAAACTCATTAAAGCCAAATAACCACTTGCTCCACCGTGTCCAACACTTGCATATAAAAAGGCTACTATTGGTAATAGTAAAAGTAATAATGGTGAATTTATGATTTCTGAGACTAACATAAAGAATGCTTTTTTAATTGTTCATCTAGAAACTGCCAGCAATCTTTATTTATCGTTTCGAAAATAATAATTAAAGATTTTCCATAAGGTGTTAATGAAGTTCCACCTCCTTTTACTCCACCGATCTTGGTTTCAATAATAGGTTTATTTGTGGTTTTACTTACTTCATCAATTAAACGCCAAGCTTTTTGGTACGAAATTTTTAAAGCCTTAGACGCTTTATTAAGAGAACCTGTTTCATCAATCATTTTAAGTAATTGCACGCGACCTTCACTTAAAAGAATTCCGTTATTAGATTCTATCCAAATTTTACTCTTGATTCGCAAAATAAACTTCTTTCGTTATACTTTTACAAAGATAACGAAATGAGAACATCATAAAATATGATAAATATCAACTTTTGAACCTTTTTCTAATTCGTAATTTCCTTCTGGAAGATGAATTAGACAATTTGAAAGCGCAAAAGTATTTAACATAGAGGATTGCTGGTGCGATAATACTGAGACATCATTATCTGAAAAAATAGCTTTTAAAAATTGACTTCGCGTATTATTTACTGCTAAATTATGCGTCAATTCTTTTTGAACAAGATTGTTTTTAGGATTTGTCTTTCCTGTAATACTGTGTAAAATAGGTTCTACATATATATAATAACAAGTTAAACTTGCAGCCGGATTTCCTGGTAAAGCAAAAATCAACTTATTCTCTATTCTACCTGCTAATAAAGGTTTTCCTGGCTTTTGATTAACTTTATAAAATAATGTTTCCACCTTTAACTCTTCCAAAGCGCTTTTAACAAAATCATAATCACCAACAGAAATTCCACCAGAAATTAATACTATATCATTTTCTTTAAGTGTCTTTTCAATACTCTTTTTTGTATTTGAGAAATCATCATTTACTTCGTAAGTGTTAATTTCATCAAAATTAGCATTCAATAAAGCAGCTTGTAACATTATTGAATTACTCTCAAAAACTTTACCGTGTTCTAACACATTTCCTGGTTTAATTAATTCATTTCCTGTTACTAGAATTCCAATACTTGGTTTTTTAAATACGGTAACTGTTGTAATTCCTAATCCAGCTAAAAAACCAATTGCTGCTGCATTTAAAATTGTACCTTTTGTAAGCGCTATTTCATTTTCTTTAATCTGTTCACCAATAGGTCGAATATTAGTATGTAAAGCAACACGTTCGTTTAAAAGAACTGTTTCCTTTGTACAAGTAGTTTTTTCAATCTGAATAACTGCATTTGCAGAATCTGGAACTGCAGCACCAGTAAATATTTTAATAGCTTCACCTGGTTTTAAAACCATTTTATGTGCATCTCCAGCTTTAATTTCTCCTATTAAACGATACGATAGAGAATCGTGTAAATTTAAAGCATATCCATCCATCGCAGATTGTCTAAATGGTGGCATATTTATGGAAGAATACACATCATTTGCTAAACAATAATTTAAGGCTTTTAGCAAAGGAAGTTCAACTTCTTTAGAGTTAGGAATAGCATTATTTAATATTGTTCTAGCTTGATGTACAGAAATCATAATGGTGGTTTTGAATTTCAAATTTAAGATAAAATGAGGACAAAATTGAAAAAGTTATAAATCGAAAAAAGACTATGCCTTATGAATGACATAGTCTTTTATCTCTAACAACCAATTAACTATTTTGAAGAATTAAATATTCTTGGATTAATATTAATCATAACAAAAACCCAATTATTATCTAATCCTTTATTTCCAGCTTTTAAAACTTCTAAAGTCTCTGAACCAAACATTTGTGAGTATCCTGCTGAAATTCCGATATTTTTATGTAATTCATAAGAAGCAACTAAATCAATCTCTGTCCCTAAATAACTATCCATTGTTCTTGTAATATAGGATGGATCAATTACATCTGCTGCGGTCATAAACATATGAGGTGTTACACTAAATTTCCATTTATCTGAAACGTAATTAAATTTCAAGAAAAAATCTTGTAAACCAACCGTATTTTTATGATTTCCAACATAGAAGTAATCCATTAAACCATTGAAAGCGTGGTTTGTTCCAAAAATAGGATTGAATGATTTAATTTTATCATCAGTATCCGTTTGATCTTTACCCGATAATAATTCGTAACCAAGACCTGCTTTTACCTTTTCTGTGAAGGCATAATTTACATTTAACCCAATATTATAAGCACTTACAGAAGTATTATTTGTAGCTAATCTGCTTTTACCTGTTTGTGCATAAATACCTAAATCGGCATCTAATTTATTTTTTTTGTATTTTAAAAACGTTCCAAAAGTTTGCATATAATCTACTTTCAAATCGGTAGTGATAGGCTCTTCATATTGAAACCCAGTATTTAATGCTAACAAACTCATTTGCAAATCACTAAAAACTGTATGATACCAAGCATATTGCATATTTTTATAATTAGTAACATATAAATCACGATATAAACCTTCTGTATCTGCATTTAAAGCAGCTCCTAAGTCTAATTGATTTTTATCTTTTTTATAAGACACAACTAGCGCATCATGACTTTGTCCTTGTTGGATCCAATCAATTTCTCCGAAAATTCTTTGATTATCGTAGGATATAACTTGTCTACCTAAACGAGCATTCCAAGAATCATTGAAGCTATATTGTCCCCAAGCTTCAAATAGCATTACACCATTTTTGTCATTAGTTGCCGTTGTTTTAACATCTCCCCAAGTTCTAACGTTTTGTAATGTAAGTTTTGCAGATATTTTTTCTTGTTTAAAATTAAAATTTAATCGAGTTCTTTGCGAAATAAATGAAGTTGGTAATTCATTATCTAGCATTAACCCTTTAAAACCATTTCTATATTCGTAACGTGGTCTCATTTGTAAATTTACATCAATTTCTTGCGCAAATGATGTTACACCCATTAAGACAAATATAGATAATGAAACCTTTTTTATATAACTTGTTTTCATATGTGATTATTTATTATTTTAATTTATAAGACAAAATTAAAGTTAAGAATTATGCTATTTGATGACATTTATCAGGCATTAGGATATTTTATTTTATTTTATAAAATGCTGATTTATATTATTTTAAAAAAAGAGTTTTTTACTTTTAAATATTAAAATAAAACTTGTTTAAATAGTTCCTAAGCTTGATATAAATTCATTTAAACTATCAACCTCTACATGTTCCATTAACACAATTTTATACCATTTGTTATCGTTATTATGCGATTCGGGAACCAAACCAAATTTAGATGCTATATCTGTTGAAATAAATTCAGATTTTATAGTAACAATATTCATAAAAGATTCTCTAAAATAGGTTATGTTCAAATGGTCTAGTTGCTTGCACAGCCAATCGGTTCTCAATTCCAGAATCTTTACTTTTTCAAACCAACCATTTTTACCATAGGTTTTTAAAATCATCCAAACAGCAACAGCGTTTGCTCCAGAACGGCTACCACTTAATGTTAAATCCATGCCTTCAACGTATGCCGCTTCTTTGGTTAACACATTTTCAATCAAATTTTTTCTACATATAAATATTCCTGTTCCATAAGGAGCTTGAAGCATTTTATGTGCATCAATGGTTATCGAGGAAACATGTTGATTAGTAAAATCTAAATGATTTTTAGGAGTCAAAAATGGATATACAAAACCACCATAAGCAGCATCAATATGAAGTTTGAAAAGTTGGTTGTATTTTGCTAAGAGATTGGTATATATATCGGGATTGTCTACTGAACCAAACATGGTTGTACCCATGTTTGCGACTATTATAAAATATTTTTTACCTTTTGAAATCGCTTCTTGTAATAGTGTTTCTAATTTAATTTCATCAATAGTTCTATCCTCAAAGTTAACTTCAACTCTTAACCAGTCAATCATTAGCAAGTTAGCACCTTTTGCAATTGAATAATGAGTGTCCTCTGAAGCTAAAATACTGATTTCTGATAATTTTGCTTGATAGGTATTCATGAAATGATTTCTATAAATCCATAAAGCTTCGATATTTGCTTCTGTTCCACCAGTTGCAATATAACCATCATAATCATCAGTTGTGGCATTAAAAATATCAACTGCAAGAATTTCGAGAACTTCTCGTTCAATTTCTTGTGTTCCTTTAAAAGCTTTTTCGGAAATACCGATAGTATGACAGCCAATATTGTTTGGATTCGCTACATAGGTCATTAAAACGGGAGCGTCTTTTAAAAAAGAAGCATCATCATAAAATACTTTTCCATCTAATTTTGAAGCTGGGTAACCTAAGGAGACATCTTTTGAAAAGTTAATATTTTCATTTAAAGCTTTAGTAATACGTTCTAATCTATCGTTTTGTGTGGATTTATGCCAGTTGCTCATATTAATAAGATATTGAGTTAATTTCTGCTTTATAAAGATTTAACTGTTGATTAATTGTGTCTTGATTATTTTTCAAAAAAGAAGTGTTTTTAAATAAATTTTGATAATATTCTATACCTTGATTAATGTTATTTCTGTATAAATTCCATTTCTTTATTTGACTTGCTGTTACATCATTAGTTAAAGTATTAACTTCATTTCTCAAATAATCTACATACATTTTTAATTCTTTGATGAACAAATTAGGTCTATCTGATTGAAGCACTATATTCGCGTTACCGTAAATATGTTGCACCATCTCTTTTAGTGAAACTTCTTTGTTAAAATAGGCCAAATTTGGTCCTGGACAGATAACTACTCCTTGTTGTTGCCCTTTTATATCCATACCATTTTCCAAATAGGAAGCATTGGCTAAGCCAACACAAAGACAGGCTTTATCGGTAATCAACGATTTTTGATTTATAAACTCATTCAATGATAATTTCTTTTTGTTTTCTTCTAGTTCTTTTAACTTAATGTCTTGGTATTTTTTGGAAGCAGTACAAAGTCCAACGTCATCATATTGTTTGTTTAGGGCTAAAAACTTCTTCGGACAAGAGCTTCCTGCTTTATTATCGCTAATTCTTTTTTCTTTCCAAAAATCATTAGAAACGCCTTTAATAGAATTAAATGGAACACCAAGCGGAGAAATATTACTCAAATAAAAATCATCTTCTTTTGCATTTGCTAACAATTTTCGAGTTTCTGTGTCTACTGAAGTAGCTTCTGGAACTAAAAGAAAAGGAGAACCCCAACCCACCGATTCTAAATTGTAATTTTCTAATAAAAACTCGTGTTCTTCAGCCGTTCCAACTCCGCCTTGAGCAGTAATTTTTAAAGGCAAAGGTTCTTTTGGAATTGGCATTTGTTTTATTTCTAATGCTTTTACAAATAAATCGTGAGTAGCATTAATTAATTCGGTTTTTTTTGTTTTAAACTCTTCTAAAATTGGTCCTAATAATAAGCCATCCGTAGCAAATGCATGTCCGCCACAATTTAAACCAGATTCAATTCGATATTCAGAAACCCAAAGTCCTTTTTTAGCTAAAAAACTACCTTGGATTAAAGCCGAACGATAATCACTTACTTTTAAAATTATTTTTTTCTTAAGAAATGCATTTTCATTTGGAAAGAAATCTGGGAAATTTTCAAAATAACTATATAATCTAGGATTCATTCCAGCTGAAAGTACAACTGAAGATCTTAAATTACTGTTAGCAAAACCACGTAGAGCAGCATGTGCATCATTAAATTCTGTTGGTAATTTTTCTTTTCCTTCATAATTATCTTTATCAACTTTTGTCATGATATTGACATCTATTTCACCTAATGAACTATTTTTTTCTAAAAACTTCCTTAAGGCATCTTTAAAACAGATACCTTCATCTATAAATTTTTGCAACGTTTTTTTTACGTCTGATTTATTAGGAAGTAAAGCAATGTAGTTTTCTAAAGCTGATTTACTTTCTGTTAATTCGGTTTTAAATTTTTCAAATTTATCATTTACAATAGTATCCATTAAATTTAGATAATGGGTAATTCTTTCAGCACGATAATCATGAAATTTTTGCGTAATTTCTTGATAAGGAAGGCTGAATTTTTTGCTATAAAAGGCACGCATTTTTTCTATTAAATCATCGTCAGTTATAGAGACAACAGAAGAGATACCGAAATGTGCAATTCTAATTGGACTGTCTATTGTATACGCCAAGCCCATTACTGGAATATGGAAAGTATGATTGTTTTGTATTTTCATATAATTGTTCAGTTTTGAAGCTACGAAAGTTGTAAAAATCATTGGAGTAAAGAATGATAATTATCATACTTACTGCACAAAAGAGAATAACTTATATTATTTTCTAGATTTCTATTCAAATTTAAAGGTAGGATGTACTAAAACGTCTGTTTTAATAGAGTTTGAAATCAAACAAGCTTTTTCAGATTTTTGCAATATGCGTTCTGCTTTTTCAGTATCGTTTGGATCGCTAATTGTAAGTACTGGTTTAATAATAACTTGTGTCATTAAATATTTGCCTTCTACTTTCTCTAAAATTCCGTCTGAACTACATTCAAAATCTATAAAGTCAAATTTTGAAAATTCGGCAATAGCCAAAAAAGTAGTCATAAAACAACTTAAAATGGACGCTGTGTATAAATGCTCTGGTGACCAAATATTTGGAATTCCTTTGTCAAATTCTGGTGGAGTTGCGACTTCTATTATAGTTGGTAATTCGTTTGATGATAAAGTTCCTTTTCTATCTGAATTCCATTTTAAATTTACATTATAGCTATGCTT
It includes:
- a CDS encoding MFS transporter, coding for MSNLSQSHKILFINTLAFTMCFACWTLNGVLVTYLIDKGIFNWTVIEAGWLMGIPILSGALTRLPIGILTDKYGGKKVFTWLLFLCAIPLFLIPFADSFWGFAILSLLFGVVGASFAVGIGYTSIWYPKEWQGRALGIFGMGNAGAALTTFLAPSLLNYFSESDPENGWKLLPITYGIVLVVIGFLFVFLTKEKIVQGETKNIKTLLQPLKSMRVWRFGMYYFLVFGCFVAYSQWLLPNFMNVYHTTLVMGGVFATLFSLPSGIIRAFGGYLSDKFGARKVMYWVLGTSMVISFLLMFPKMEVFTAGPGVLAGNNGIVTNVSSEKLMVNDKEYVITPKTEKQITNKPIFPVKSSWQEVIVAENQTVKKKELLAKGVTHIQFEANMWVYLVLVVLIGVCWGIGKAAVYKHIPEYFPNEIGVVGGMVGLIGGLGGFFGPIVFGYLLTSTGFWTSSWFFIFAVSTICLIWMHKTIIKAIRKNNPEFTTQIEQK
- the moaA gene encoding GTP 3',8-cyclase MoaA, producing the protein MKIEDLQGRVHDYLRISITENCNLRCTYCMPAEGINLTPKAHIMTADEIETIATTFVSLGVKKIRLTGGEPLVRKDARDIIERLGKLNIDLNITTNGLLVHEYIDTFKEAGITSLNISLDTLQKEKYKQITRRDHFEVLWKNIKLLLENNFIVKLNVVLIKGFNDCEIIDFINLTKALNIQIRFIEFMPFNGNQWDKSKLVTYAEILEKVDNHFEEKTILRINDKINDTARNHKIESFKGSFSVISSVSNPFCSTCNRIRLTADGKLKNCLFSNTENSLLDALRNGESILPIIEENIKSKFLVRGGMENDTEFQNPKLFSKNRSMIKIGG
- the moaCB gene encoding bifunctional molybdenum cofactor biosynthesis protein MoaC/MoaB, which encodes MVDITHKIITQRTATAQAIVKVGSAATIEAIKNKTVPKGDVLEVARTAGLFAVKNTSNAIPDCHPLPIEYTAIAYDIQEMEIHIEITVKTIYKTGVEVEAMHGASIVALTMYDMLKPIDKNVEISTIKLLHKKGGKSDFNDAKSLNLDVAVIVCSDSVSNGKKEDKAGKVITSKLNTLGLKVSNYSIIPDEITDIQKTVNTLKDGKTDLVILTGGTGLSNRDVTPEALIPLLDRRIPGIEEAIRSYGQERTPYAMLSRSVVGFIGTTLVIALPGSTNGASESIDAIFPSVLHLFKIINGFNHGK
- a CDS encoding molybdenum cofactor biosynthesis protein MoaE; translated protein: METSKPKKKSFVQGPISAEFIGNSIAKHQTKTSIGAHNIFLGQVRADEIDGKTVAAIDYSAYEEMAEQNFYEIREAAFEKYDLTCLHIYHSLGLVKAGEICLFVFVSAPRRKVVYEALNYLVEEIKEKVAIFGKEIFEDETYTWKKNN
- a CDS encoding HesA/MoeB/ThiF family protein: MMEHSKRYTRQMALPEIGSLGQQKLLNAKVLVIGAGGLGCPVLQMLAASGVGTLGIVDGDVVDETNLHRQLLYTTNDCGKNKVDVAANSIQKINSDVKVNVYPEFISESNIAIISKDYEILVDCTDTIVTRYLINDISIHLGKPMIYASIHKFEGQISVFNYQSGPSYRCLFPEKNAQEVPNCITTGVLGVLPNTLGMLQATEILKIILGIGKVLSGKLLIYNALNMSFNELEFSRNEEQIRIGTKKGIELESSKKQNHEIGKEAFLDLCSNENYTIIDLREAHETPKLKYESVINISFLEIEKHIKKFNKDQPIVLFCQSGIRSKKALDLFLENGFTNIAHLQKGIQNIQLEVI
- a CDS encoding MoaD/ThiS family protein, which codes for MTITLKYFGLIADITNTNEELYSLEKSDFTTNDLIKELNKRYIGLQNISFAIAVNKSITTTAINLNNNDIIALLPPFAGG
- a CDS encoding molybdenum cofactor guanylyltransferase encodes the protein MATISAYIIAGGKSSRMGSDKGMLLLNETVFIAHIVKALQEATIQNITIVSTNSDYDFLNCNRIEDIYPDKGPVGGIFTALSHSQTEQNIILSVDVPLISAEIITWLINNIDNEKLITQVKIADKTSPLIAVYNRKAVTVFEEHLKSEQLRLRMVVEAIPHKTIEVPDKWCALLQNINTKEDYQNLIK
- a CDS encoding sulfite exporter TauE/SafE family protein: MLVSEIINSPLLLLLLPIVAFLYASVGHGGASGYLALMSLFALPIAFMKPTALILNILVSGISFYFYYREKNFKWNLFYPFAITSIPFSFLGGFLTVDSKIYKIILGTLLLFAVFRLLGFFGKEKAELKEINIKYALLIGAIIGFLSGLIGIGGGIVLSPVLLLLGWANMKQTAAVSALFIFVNSISGIFGFLSKGGEIPSSSTLLIGIVFIGGLLGAYYGSKKFNNIVLRNVLAFVLGIAIIKLYTI